AGTGTCCAGCGTCGAGGGGGGACTCCCCCATCTTAACTCATAGGCCCGCTCCATGTCGCGGAAGGTCTCCTCGAGAAGGGAGACCGAAGCCTCCAACTCCCCTTCCCCGGCCTGGCTGCTGATCCGGTAGTCCCTGCCCAGGATCTCGACCCAGGCCTCCCCTGCCTCCAGGCTGGAGGTCTCGCGGAACAGGTTCACGCCATGTCCTCGACCATCCGGAGGATCTGATCCACCTGGGACTTCACCTCGTCGCGGTCCTTCACCAGGGTGGCCTTCTCGGACTGTAGGTCCTCCAGACGGCGCCGGAGGCTGTGGAGTTCCTCCTCCATGGTGGCACCCACCGACTTGAGTTGCTCCACCTCCTCCCGCAGCAGGTTGCGCTGCTGGAGGAGGGTCTGGAGCTTGGCTTCGAGTTGTTTCAGGAGATCCATGGCAGCCTCGTATCCATCCATTCTACCCGCGGAGCTCGGCCCCGTGGTTCCTGGCCGCTTCCAGGGCCCGGGCGATCCAGCCATCGACCTCGGCACCGGTCAGGGTGCGCTCCATGTGCCGGAAGCGGAAGCGCATGAGCCAGGCCTGCTTGCCTTCGGGCAGGCTCTTGTGGCGGAACACGTCGACACAGGCCAACCCCTGGAGGATGTCAGCAGGCAGGACCGCGGCCAAGGCATCCCGAAGGGGGGCATAGGCCTGGTCCATGGGGACCAGCAGGGAAAGATCCCGCTCCGCTGCAGGAAAGCGACTGAAGGGCTTGAAGTTGGGAATCACCCGTTCCTGAGGCTTGCCCAGATCCCCGAGGGGGAACTCCAGGGCGAAGACCCCCTCGGTCAGCTCGTGGATGGCAGGGAGCTCACTCAGGCCTAGGCCCCTGGCGATGCCAGCCAGATCAGCGGCGCGCACGGCACGGGCCGGAGCAAGGTAGCTCTCCCCTCCTTGGATACCGGCCCAGATGAGACCCAGCTTGAATTCCTCCCTGGGCCCCTCCGGATGAGCGGTGAACACCGGGGCGATCTCGAAGAGTCGGACCTCACGGGCACCCTGGCGCAGGTTGTAGTCCGCGACAGTCTTGAGGCTGGGCAAGAGGGAGCCGCGCATCACGGAGTATTCCACCCCCAGCGGGTTGGTGAGG
The sequence above is drawn from the uncultured Holophaga sp. genome and encodes:
- a CDS encoding cell division protein ZapA, whose protein sequence is MNLFRETSSLEAGEAWVEILGRDYRISSQAGEGELEASVSLLEETFRDMERAYELRWGSPPSTLDTTTWLLMGALNLAHRVVRLEQEASRQTQNLEQTLSRLLDDVPDTSSENC